The Nitrospirota bacterium genome includes the window CGAGAAAGCCCTACACGTGCGGCCAGTGCCATCTGGAGCCCGATGTCCCCGCCTACAACGTCTACAAAGAGAGCAAACACGGCAATATCTTCGAATCGAAGTACCACGAGTGGGATTTCAGCGCCGTGCCCTGGACCGTGGGAAAGGACTTCACCGCGCCGACCTGCTCCACCTGCCACAACAGCCTCATCGTTTCACCGAGCGGCGACGTGCTGGCCGAGCGGAGCCATGATTTCGGCGCGCGCTTGTGGGTGAGGATATTCGGCCTCATTTACAGCCACCCCCAGCCGAAATCGGGAAATACGACTCTTATAAAGAATAAAGACGGCCTGCCGCTGCCCACGACCTTTGCCGGAGAGCCGGCAACCGAACACCTTATCACCGCGTCGGAGCAGGAGAAGCGGCAGGGAGTGATGAAAGGTGTCTGCAACGGGTGCCACGGCACCAACTGGATCAACGGCCATTTTGCAAAGTTCGACACCACGGTGCAGGAGACCGACGCCATGGTGCGCGCAGCTACCGCTCTCATGTCCGATGCATGGAACAGCAAGATCGAGGAGCCGACCAATCCGTTCGATGAGGGGATCGAGGAGATGTGGATAAAGCAGTGGCTCTTCTACGCAAATACCGTGCGGTATTCCTCTGCCATGACCGGCGCGCCGGACTATGGCGCCTTCAAGCTCGGCTGGTGGGAGATGACCAACAATCTGAGAAACATGAAAGACCTCATAAATCTTAAGAAAGCAGTCAAGTCCCTCAGCGAGAAAGAGGCAAGATGAAAGTCGCCGCGTTCCAGGGCAGTCCGCGCATCGAGGGGAACACGGACCTCCTGCTGCGCGGGGCGGTGCGCGCCATAGACGAGGCCGGGCACGAGATACAGCTCTTCAAGCTCAATTACATGAACATCAAGCCCTGCCAGAACTGCGGGGGCTGCGATAAGACCGGGCAGTGTATCGTCAAAGACGATATGGAAGAGATTTATCAGGCGATACGGGAGGCAGACAGGATCATCCTCGCCTCCCCTATCTTCTTTTTCGGCGTCAGCGCGCAGGCGAAGATGATGATCGACCGGTGCCAGGCCTTCTGGTGCGAGAAGTATCTGCTGAAGAGAGAGATCCCCGCAGGCCCCGCGGGAAGAAAGGGGCTCCTGCTGCTGGTGGGCGGCATGAAAAAAGAGATCGGCATTCAATGCTCGGAAGCCACGGCAAAGGCTTTCTTCAGGACCATCAGTGTTCCCGGGCATGAAACACTAGGCTATCTGGAAGTAGATGCAAAAGGAGACATCCTCAAACACCCGACCGCATTACGCGACGCCTATGAGGCGGGAAAGAGACTCATCACGTCATAATACCGAGGAGGAGAACATGACCGTGCAGCCAGGACAGTTACCGGAGCAGTACAAGAGCATCAAGAAGAGGTTCAGTAAATATTTCAAGGCGCTCGAGAATTTCGGCAAAGCAGCGCGCGAGGCAGGGCCGATCGACGACAAGACCGCCCATCTCATTCAACTGGCGGCTGCTGCCGCCGTATGGTCGCAGGGCTCTGTCCACTCCCATGCGCGGAGGGCGCTCGAAGCCGGAGCCACGCCCGATGAGCTGCACCACGCCATCATCCTGATCTCGAGCACTGTGGGCTTCCCCAATGTGTCTGCGGCATTGAGCTGGGTCGACGACCTCCTGCGGCACCACAAGGGCTGATTGACTCCCCCGTCTCCCGGGTATATCCAGCTCTTCCCGACGCTGCACTGCAACCAGCAGTGCAGCTTCTGTTTCAACCGCGGCATCACCCGACAGCCCGGCGGCCTTACTGCCGCCGGGCTCGAGCAGCTCGTCCGGCGCATTGCAGAGGCGGGCATTCCCGCGCTCGATATCCTCGGCGGAGAGCCGACGCTCCATCGCGACCTCTACGGACTGCTCGGCAGCGCGGTCGAATACGGACTGCGCGTCACTATGAGCACGAACGGCTCCGACCCGGCAGCGCTCCGGAGGATCAGGCACTCCTTCGGAGACAGCGTCGCCATAGGGATATCGCTCAACGGCGAGCCCGTGAGCGCCGGGCTCCACGACTTCATCGTTGCGTACCGCCCCCTGCTCAAGAGTCTGTATGAGCCGCGGTCGCGGCTGCTCCGGCAGCGCCTGCGGGCGTATGCCGGTCTGGCCGGCACAACCTACTATCTCCTCTACCGGGACGCGCTCACCTCCGAGGACCTCGGTCGCAGTATTCCTCTTCCGCGCTTTCTGGACGCCGCACGCTCGCTCCGGAAGCGCTACGCGGGTATCGATACCGTCTATTGCTCGGGCTTTATCCCCAATGCAACGGATCACTCTCTTACGGAAAGCGCCAGATGCCCTGCGGGATCC containing:
- a CDS encoding carboxymuconolactone decarboxylase family protein, whose amino-acid sequence is MTVQPGQLPEQYKSIKKRFSKYFKALENFGKAAREAGPIDDKTAHLIQLAAAAAVWSQGSVHSHARRALEAGATPDELHHAIILISSTVGFPNVSAALSWVDDLLRHHKG
- a CDS encoding multiheme c-type cytochrome; the protein is MRPALKQIFPFLASLFLLSLFPLSGGAAGAAEMKGDAAPLSPQTQACIDCHKTYTPGIVHDWLSSRHAKTTPDAALKKPALQRRISAAKVPDDLSPYAVGCYECHSRNIEKHKDSFDHMGYRINVIVSPHDCKTCHPVEADQFAGTKKAHAVKNLMSNPVYHSLVSTITGVKEIKDGKISAKEPSNAALMDSCLGCHGTKVETKGMKKVFTRMGVVEVPELTNWPNEGVGRENPDGSLGSCSSCHARHSFSIETARKPYTCGQCHLEPDVPAYNVYKESKHGNIFESKYHEWDFSAVPWTVGKDFTAPTCSTCHNSLIVSPSGDVLAERSHDFGARLWVRIFGLIYSHPQPKSGNTTLIKNKDGLPLPTTFAGEPATEHLITASEQEKRQGVMKGVCNGCHGTNWINGHFAKFDTTVQETDAMVRAATALMSDAWNSKIEEPTNPFDEGIEEMWIKQWLFYANTVRYSSAMTGAPDYGAFKLGWWEMTNNLRNMKDLINLKKAVKSLSEKEAR
- a CDS encoding radical SAM protein, with translation MTPPSPGYIQLFPTLHCNQQCSFCFNRGITRQPGGLTAAGLEQLVRRIAEAGIPALDILGGEPTLHRDLYGLLGSAVEYGLRVTMSTNGSDPAALRRIRHSFGDSVAIGISLNGEPVSAGLHDFIVAYRPLLKSLYEPRSRLLRQRLRAYAGLAGTTYYLLYRDALTSEDLGRSIPLPRFLDAARSLRKRYAGIDTVYCSGFIPNATDHSLTESARCPAGSAKLSVMPDGSVYPCYLLFRHKEFMLGNILTDDIAGILAHPALDWFRTFAGNRCPDTGCRLFSRCRGGCPAVSLLVCSDLTAPDPRCIRPAIGGGR
- a CDS encoding flavodoxin family protein, encoding MKVAAFQGSPRIEGNTDLLLRGAVRAIDEAGHEIQLFKLNYMNIKPCQNCGGCDKTGQCIVKDDMEEIYQAIREADRIILASPIFFFGVSAQAKMMIDRCQAFWCEKYLLKREIPAGPAGRKGLLLLVGGMKKEIGIQCSEATAKAFFRTISVPGHETLGYLEVDAKGDILKHPTALRDAYEAGKRLITS